The nucleotide sequence CTCCGCTACACGCACCGACCGAGGAATTCGGGTCGTGAGAGTGGCCTGCGGGAAGTAGGTGCGCACCTCCGCCTCGACCTCCTTGGCGAGCGTCGTGCGGTTGTCGAACATGGTCAGCGCGATCATCGACACCGCCAGCTCAGGGTTGTGAATCTGAGCGATCCGCTCAACTGATCGCGTCAGCAGCGCCAGTCCCTCCAGCGCGTAGTACTCCGCCTGCATGGGGATGAGTACCTCGCCCGCAGCCACGAAGGCGTTAATGGTCATAATGCCGAGGCTGGGCGGGCAGTCGATCAGTATGTAGTCGATGCGGGGAAGTCCCTGCGCCTCGCGATCACGCAGGAACTCCTCCAGCGCCAGCCGCATACGCGACTCGCGCTGCGCGGAGTTGATCAGCTCGATCTCGACCGCGGCCACGTCAATGGTCGAGGGCACGCACCACAGCGTCTCGGCGAAGCGGGTCTGCACGACTACCTGGTCAATGCGCGCGCCCTCAACCAGCACGTCATAGATGGAGGGCTGGTCCTCATCATGCTCGACGCCGAGCGCCGTGGAGGCATTGCCCTGCGAGTCGGCGTCGATGACCAGCACGTGCAGTCCCGCCTCCGCCAGGGCGGCGGCCACGTTCACAACCGTCGAAGTCTTCCCCACGCCGCCCTTCTGGTTGGCCACCGCGATGATGCGGGTGTGCTCGGGCCGGGGGAAGCTGCCCCCGGCAACCTCATCCAGGGTTGAGCGGTCAGCGCGGAGCTGATCGAAGATGGATGATCCTGACAATCTGCTTCTCCTACAGCGACATCCCGGCGCGCACGCCTGTTCGGCCGCTTCAGTGTACGTGAGAAGCCGAGGCCAGCCGGTCAGCGCGAGGCCGGTCGGCGCACTTGCACCACCTTGGTGAGTTCGCCGTCGGGCGTTACCACCTCATGAATCACGGCCGGCTCAAGCCGCGCACGCTTGATGACGTACTTGGCTTCGTCCACCTCGGCCTCGGCACGCGCGCCCTTAAGCGCCAGCAGGCTGGCACCGGGCTTCAGCAGAGGTGAGGTAATCCTAATCAACTTTGTGAGGTTAGCCACAGCGCGTGCGGTGACGGCCGCATACCGGGCCCGCAACTCCTCCGCGCGGGCACGCCTGATAGTGACATTGTCCAGGTCCAGCTCAGCGACCACATCCTCCAGCCACTGCGTGCGGCGCTCCATCGACTCCACCAGCACCACGTCGAGGTCTGGGCGCAGCAGCGCCACAACCACGCCCGGGAAGCCGGCACCGGTACCGATGTCCGCCACCGTGCCGTGGTCGGGCAGGAACGGCACCACCGCCGCAGAGTTGATGATGTGCCTGGTCCACAGGCGGGGCAGCTCCCGCGGACCCAGGAGCCCGCGCAACTCACCCTGCTCTGCCAGCATCTGGGCGAAGTGCTCGGTGGCGTAGAAGGCGGGGCCGAACATGGCCCGCATCTGCTCCGTCGGCTGCTCCACTGCACCTGCCGGAGACTGAGCCTGAGACTCAGACCCGGAGGCCTCCGCCTTTGCGGGGGTGCTCATGGGATCAGTCCTGCTCAATGCCGTCGGACTCGGGCATGCCGTCCGCAGTCGCAGCGTCCTTAGGCCCGGTGGCATCGTCCGCGCCGACTTCCTCCACGCCTTCGGCTTCCTCGTCCTCGTCGACGCCATCGGCCAGCATTACGACCACGTGCCGGTGCGGCTCGGCGCCCTCGGACTCGGAGTACAGGCCGGCGGCGGCAACCACGTCGTGGCAGACCTTGCGCTCGAAGGGGTTCATCGGCGCCAGGGATACCGGCTCGCCGGTCGCCTGCACCTTCGTAACCGCCTCCTGGGCGATCTTGGTCAGCTCGGCGCGCCGGCCGGCGCGGTAGCCATTGATGTCGAGCATCAGACGAGAGCGGTTGCCGGTGCGCGCCTGAACCGCCAGGCGGGTGAGTTCCTGGATGGCCTCAAGCACCTCGCAGTCACGCCCCACGAGATCCGCGAGCTCGCGCTCGTCACCCTCCTCGGAGGCGATGACGGCCACGGACGCCCGACCGTGGTCGACGTCGATGTCGATATCACCACCGAGGTCAACGATGTCAAGGAACTCCTCCAGGTAGTCGGCGCCGATCTCGCCCTCCTCCTCGAGGTCCTTGACCGAGATGGCCTGATGCTTGGGGCGTGCTGGGTAGTCGTTCATGCTTGCTGCTGTCCTTAATTACTTGAATTACTCGCCCAGTGCTTCGAGCTGGGTGAACTGCTGGGTATACGGCTGGTTCGGTGGTCTGGGTTCATGGCCTGCGCGCTCCGGCCCGGCGACGGGCTGCCGTTCCGGGCGCGCAGGGGGGCGGCAGTCAGCGCGGTCTGCGCTTGCCGCTCTTCTTGCTCTTGGCGGACTCGCCCTTGCGCTTGGCGGCAGCCTGCTTGCGGGCGCGTGCACGCCTCTCGTAGCGGCGCCTGGCGATCTCCTCCTGGGTGAGCCCGACGGCGTTGGTAGAGTCCCCGGCGCTCCCGGCGCTCTCAGACCCGCTGGTGGTCTCGGGTCCCTGGCTGTTAATCGCCGAACCCGGCTGGGCTGACTTGGCAACGCTAGTTCCGGAGGCCTTCTGGGTGCGCTTCTTCTGGCGGTCCTTGCGTACCGGCTGGACGCGCTGCCCAGAGGTGGCAGTGCCCTCGGCCTCCGCCTTGGCGCGTTCCTCCTCCTCCAGGGAGGGCAGGCCCTTGCGTGCACGCCTGGCGTTCTCACGCGCACGCATCTTCTTCTCCGCCTCTGATCCGGGCGCCGGCATGTTGCGGATGGTGAAGAACTGCTGGCCCATGGTCCACAGGTTGGTGGTGACCCAGTAGACCAGCACGCCGATCTGGAACTGCACCCCGGTGAAGGCGAAGAAGATCGGCATGATCGTGATCATCATGCGCTGGGAGCGCATGGCCGGATTGTCACTGTTCTTGACCGAGTCCGGCATGTTCTTCATGCTCAGCTGCGCCATCGTGTACCACTGAGTGACGCTCATCAGGATGATCATCAGCACCGTGACGATCTTGACCGTGACCTCGCTGGAGTTCATGAAGGAGGCTGACAGGGGCGCACCGAAGACAGTGGAGGCCTGCACGTGCTTGGCCAGCTCGGCGGTGAGGGGGCCGATGGAGCTGTGATCGGCGTAGCCGCCGGTGGCTACCGCCTCCAGGTTGGCCAGCACGCGGAACAGCGCGAAGAACACCGGCATCTGGATCAGGATAGGGAAACAGGAGGCGAAGGGGTTGGTGTTGTGCTTGCGGTACAGCGCCATCATCTCCTCCTGCTGGCGCTGCTGGGAGGCGGGGTCCTTCTTGCCCTTGTACTTGTTCTGCAGCGCCTGCAGCTCGGGCTGCATCAGCTGCATGCCGCGGGAGGCGCGGATCTGCTTGACGAACAGCGGCATGATCAGCAGCCGCACAAACATGGTCAGGCCGATGATGGACAGTACCCAGGCGACGCCCGGCCCATCGGGGAGACCGATGAAGACGAGGAACCGATGGATGCTGACCATGACCCAGGCGACCGCGACCATCAGGGGCCACAGGATCGTGTCCATTGCACTCCTTGTTCGAGACTTACTTGGAAGCTGTATTGCGGCTCGCGGCCGCCGCGTATGCGCATCCGGGCGGCGATGTCCATCTGCGCCTGCGGCCGTGCCGTGTCAGGCCGTGTCAGGGAACTGCACCCGGCGCGGTCGGCGCGGGTGTGGCGGTAACGTCGCCGGGCGGGGCGCCGTGGCGGACTCGACTCGACGATGAGTCACAGTCATCCACATAAAAGCGCGGCACATCGGCAGGCAGGTGGTAGCGCCAGCGGCCCGGGTCGGGTACGTGGTCGACGCCGCCGCGAGTCAGCGGGTTGCAGCGCAACAGCCTCCACGCGGCCAGGAGCGCACCCTTGAGCGCGCCATGAACCTTGACCGCCTCGACCGCGTACGCCGAGCAGCTCGGGTAGTAGCGGCAGCGCCGCGGCAGGCCCGGCGAGATCCAGCCCTGGTACAAGCCCACCAGGGCTACCAGCGCCCTGGCGGCGGCGGACTGGGAGCGCTCGTGCGACATAGTCATCGACGCCTCCCCGTGTGTGCCAGGGCGCGGCTGCGGGCAAGCAGCCGATCCAGGTCCGCAGCCAGCTCGGCGCTGGTAGCACCGTCGGCTCCGGCCAGGCCCCTTACCACTATGCGGGCGCCCGGCTCCAGGTCATCGAGCCGTTCCCGCAGCAGTGCGCGCACCCGCCGCTTAATCCGGTTGCGGTGGGTGGCGCGTGCGACCTGCTTCTTGGACACGACTACTCCGATGCGCGCAGGCTGGACGGGCGCTGCCGCAGGCGCCGGGGCGCCGCCCGCACCCTGTACCCCGTCCTGGACGGGAGGCGCGGTGAGGACTTCACCGGGGGCTGCGCAGTAGTGCACCACCAGCCTGCGACTGCCGCTACGCGCACCGGATCTCACTGCGGCCGTAAAGTCCTCCGACCGCAGCATCCGGTGCGACGCCGGCAGCACCTCAGGCGGCGAGACGGGCGCGGCCCTTGCGCCGGCGCGAGGCCAGGACGGCGCGGCCGGCACGGGTGCGCATGCGCTTACGGAAACCGTGCACCTTGGCGCGGTGACGGTTGTTGGGCTGGAAGGTCCGCTTGCTCACGGGTGTACTCCTGGTGCGATGATCGGAACCGTGCATCGCCAGTTGCGGCACGGTCGCTCGCGCTGGCTGCCCCATGGTCCGGGACCTGACTCCACGCGAACGTCCGCACCACAATAGGGTCACGCTTTCCCTGCGGTCAAACGGATATGGCCGCATTGTGATGAGAGCCGGGACACGCTTCGCGACCGCCCGCTCCCGGCCCCGGCGGCAACCCCGGCTGCACGGCGGGGTACCGCGCGCAGGCACGCCCGGATGCGCTTGTCCCGAGCCTGTGAACATCGCCGCGCATGCCCTGTGAACTACACCCGTGAACCTCGCCTGGCGAGCTCCCGGCCGGTGCCGGCCCGCTGCCACCCGTCGTCGGCGCCGCCACCTCCCCGGCACGGGTCAGATCTGGCCAATAGCAGGCCAGAAGCATTCCAGCAGGATGCCGATCCGTGCGCGATCGCGCATCCCGCTCCCGCGAGGGTGACATACTCATCCCCAGTTGTGGACAACCCTGTGGGCAACGATCCACGCGCCCCCAGGGCGAGCCGTGAGCCCGCACCCGGCTACCGGTGCCCGGCTCCGGCCCACCGCACGGAGCGCTGCCGGAACCGCCACCGTGATGCAGGCCGCCCTGGCCTACGTCGGAATCGGTTACGGTTCCACCAGCGGATCCGTCCAGCCGGCACCCAGCCGACCGGTCGATCATCGAGTCATCCACCCCATACCAGGTATCAGTTCTCAAGCATCAGTCAGGAGTCAGCCGTGGCCGACGAAGCGACGACACAGTGGCGCTCGGCCCTGGAGATCCTTGCAGGCTCCGCCGAGCTCGGTCAGGGCAAGCTGTCCATCATCCGTACCACTCATGCCGTCGACGTCGACGGCACGCTAGTGCTCATCGTCGGCTCTACCTTCGCCAGGAATGTGGTGGACAACGCCCGCGGCCATATCGCGCAGGCGCTGCGCCGGGTCTCCGGTTACGACGTCCCCTTCGAGGTCATCGTTGACACCTCCCTGGAGTCATCCGCCCCCGTGCTCGCCAACCGCGCCGATACACCCGCCGTCCGCCTGACCACGCGGCCCGTGGTTGACCAGATTCCCGAGGCCCCCGTGCCGGCCGTGAGCGCGCCCGTGCCACCGGCTGCGCCTGCCGACGACGCCCCTGCGGTCCCGGGCGGCTACGCGACCGCCGAGCCCTCGCCGGCGGTGACCGTTCCTGACGAAGGTTCAGACCTCAACCCGAAGTACACCTTCGATACCTACGTCACCGGCTCCTCCAACCGGCTGCCGCACGCCTCCGCTATCGCGGTGGCCGAGGCCCCGGCCAAGGCCTACAACCCGCTGTTCATCTACGGCGGCTCCGGCCTGGGCAAGACGCACCTGCTGCACGCCATCGGCCACTACGCCCGCAGGCTGTACCCCTCTATCCGGGTCAAGTACGTCTCCAGCGAGGAGTTCGTCTCCGACTTCATCGCCTCGGTGGCCGACGGCCGCATGGACGCCTTCAAGCGCCGCTACCGGGAGGTCGACATCCTCCTGGTTGACGATATCCAGTTCCTGCAGGGCAAGGAGCAGACGCTCGAGGAGTTCTTCCACACCTTCAACGCCCTGCACACGGCCAACAAGCAGGTCGTACTCACCTCCGACCAGCCGCCCAAGGCGCTGGGCGGGTTCGAGGAGCGGCTGCGCTCGCGCTTCGAGTGGGGCCTGCTGGCCGACGTGCAGCCGCCGGACTTCGAGACCCGCACGGCGATCCTGTCCCGCAAGGCCAGCGCCGAGGGGCTTGACCTGCCCGCCGACGTCCTGGAGTACATCGCCAGCCGGGTCACCACCAATATCCGTGAGCTCGAGGGCGCCCTGATCCGGGTGACCGCCTTCGCCTCACTGACCAAGCAGCCGGTGGACCGCACCCTGGCGGAACTGGTGCTCAAGGACATCATCACCGATCCCGCCAGCGAGGAGATCACCTCTGCGCTGATCATGGCGCAGACCGCCGACTACTTCGGCATCACGATCGATGACCTGTGCTCGTCCAACCGCGCCCGCACATTCGTCCACGCCCGCCACATCGGCATGTACCTGTGCCGGGAGCTGACTGACATGTCCCTGCCGCAGATCGGACGCGAGTTCGGCGGCCGCGACCACACCACGGTTATGAGCGCGGACAAGAAGATCCGCACGCAGATGCCCGAGCGCCGCGAGACCTACAACCACGTGGCCGAGCTCACCGCGCGCATCAAGCAGGCCGCCCAGTCCGCCACCGCTTCCTGACGCGCCGGCGCCATCTCTCCTCGGCCTAACACCCGCGGGGCGGTCAGGCGTACGAGTTCGTGCCCTGTTACGAGCTTTTGCACCCTGGTGCACGGCTGCAGCGTGCGCACTAGGGTGCAAAAGCTCGCATCAGACAGGCCGGCGGGGCTGTGGAAGACGCTGCGGAGCGACAGTGGACGTCCCGGGCACTCCTGTGGAGCCGGCCATCGCCGTCTGGGGAGAGCCCAACCGGGGAACTACCACAATCCACCGGCCGGCCGAGGCGTCCACGGAACTACGAGCTTGTAGTTCCACAGCCCCCTGGCGCGCGCCGCCGCCGCAAGCGCCGCTTTTCCCCAGCTTCCACACCACCTATAACCCCTACAAGACTTGTCATTCACGATCCGCCACGCATGCCCGCACCAGGGATCCGAGACCCCCACCCGGCAAACACCTCAATGCAGCATCCCGGTCATGCGTCTACACTCGGCGGCAAACCGCATACACATCACGCACGTGCCGGGAGCGCCCGGCCGCCGAGGAGGCACTACATGAAGCTCAGGGTCGACCGCGACGTCCTCGCTGACGCCGTCACATGGACCGCGCGCTCAGTGCCGGCACGCCCCCCGGTGCCCGTGCTGGCCGGCGTCCGCCTGGAGGCCACCTCCACCTCCCTGATCCTGGCCTCCTTCGACTACGAGGTCTCCGCCCACTGCGAGATCCCGGCCGACGTCGAGGAGGAGGGCGTGGTGCTCGTCTCCGGTCGGCTGCTTGCAGACATTGCCAAGGCGCTGCCGTCCAAGCCGGTGGACCTGGAGGTCGAGGGCACCAAGGTGACTGTCACCTGCGGCGCCTCCCGCTTCGCGCTCGCGGCCATGGCGGCCGAGGACTACCCGGCGCTGCCGCAGATGCCGGGCGTGGCCGGGACCGTCGATGCCCACGACCTCGCCGAGGCCGTCTCCCAGGTATCCATCGCCGCTTCCCGCGATGAGACCCTGCCGCTGCTGACCAGCGTGCAGATGGAGGTCGACGGCGCCTCCCTGACGCTTATGGCCACTGACCGCTATCGGCTGGCCGTGCGGGAGATGACCTGGCAGCCGCAGGACCCCCAGCTCTCAACCCACGCGCTGCTAAAGGCCCGCACCCTGTCTGACGTCGCCAAGTCCCTGACCTCCACGGGTGACGTGACGGTGGCACTCACGGAGGCGGCCGAGTCCGCCTCCAGCCTCATTGGCTTCGAGGCCGGCGGCCGGCGCACCACCAGCCTGCTCACCGACGGCGATTACCCGCCAGTGCTGCGCCTGTTCCCCGAGTCCACCACGATTCACGCCACCGTTGGCCGTGAGGAGCTCATGGGCGCCGTGCGCCGCGTCAGCCTGGTTGCCGACCGGGCCGCCCCGATCCACATGTCCTTCACCGAGGGCAACCTGGCGCTGGACGCCGGCCAGGGGGACGACGCGCAGGCCTCCGAGCAGCTAGTCACCCACCTGGAGGGCGAGGACATCGCCACCGCCTTCAACCCCGCCTACCTGCTCGACGGCCTGGGAGCCATTAACCAGCCGTACGTGCGCTTCGACTTCACCCACCCGTCCAAGCCCGCGGTCCTGACCGGCATGAGCGCCATCGGCGGCGAGGAGGACACCTCCTTCCGCTACCTGATCATGCCGATCCGCTTCGGCGCCTGAGGCCAGCCCCGACCCAGATGCATTCGGCTGCCAGCCGCGGAAATCGCCGCGCGCGGGTGACGGGGCGGCAGGCCCGCGGGCGCCCGCCGTCGGGAACCGGTCGAGGGAGGTGCGGCCGCCGTGTACGTCTCTGATCTTGCACTGGATGACTTCCGCTCCTTCCGCGAGCTGGTCCTGGCGCTCCAGCCCGGGCCGACGGCGTTCATCGGCCCCAATGGGCAGGGCAAGACCAACCTGGTGGAGGCGGTGGCCTACCTGTCTGCACTGTCCAGCCACCGGGTCGGCACGGATATGGCGCTGGTGCGGCGCGCGCCGGCCGGTGAGCCACAGCCCGGTGGCGCCGTGATCCGTGCCAAGGTGGTTCACGGCGAGCGCCCCAGTGTGCTGGAGCTGGAGCTGATCGCGGGGCGCGCTAATCGGGCCCGCCTGAACCGTGCCTCTGCGCGGCCACGCGACCTGCTCGGCGTGCTGCGCACCGTCGTCTTCGCCCCGGAGGACC is from Actinomyces sp. 432 and encodes:
- the rsmG gene encoding 16S rRNA (guanine(527)-N(7))-methyltransferase RsmG — its product is MRAMFGPAFYATEHFAQMLAEQGELRGLLGPRELPRLWTRHIINSAAVVPFLPDHGTVADIGTGAGFPGVVVALLRPDLDVVLVESMERRTQWLEDVVAELDLDNVTIRRARAEELRARYAAVTARAVANLTKLIRITSPLLKPGASLLALKGARAEAEVDEAKYVIKRARLEPAVIHEVVTPDGELTKVVQVRRPASR
- a CDS encoding Jag family protein — its product is MNDYPARPKHQAISVKDLEEEGEIGADYLEEFLDIVDLGGDIDIDVDHGRASVAVIASEEGDERELADLVGRDCEVLEAIQELTRLAVQARTGNRSRLMLDINGYRAGRRAELTKIAQEAVTKVQATGEPVSLAPMNPFERKVCHDVVAAAGLYSESEGAEPHRHVVVMLADGVDEDEEAEGVEEVGADDATGPKDAATADGMPESDGIEQD
- the rnpA gene encoding ribonuclease P protein component, producing MPAAPSWPRAGARAAPVSPPEVLPASHRMLRSEDFTAAVRSGARSGSRRLVVHYCAAPGEVLTAPPVQDGVQGAGGAPAPAAAPVQPARIGVVVSKKQVARATHRNRIKRRVRALLRERLDDLEPGARIVVRGLAGADGATSAELAADLDRLLARSRALAHTGRRR
- a CDS encoding ParA family protein, with amino-acid sequence MSGSSIFDQLRADRSTLDEVAGGSFPRPEHTRIIAVANQKGGVGKTSTVVNVAAALAEAGLHVLVIDADSQGNASTALGVEHDEDQPSIYDVLVEGARIDQVVVQTRFAETLWCVPSTIDVAAVEIELINSAQRESRMRLALEEFLRDREAQGLPRIDYILIDCPPSLGIMTINAFVAAGEVLIPMQAEYYALEGLALLTRSVERIAQIHNPELAVSMIALTMFDNRTTLAKEVEAEVRTYFPQATLTTRIPRSVRVAEAPSFGSPVVFWDPRSTGAVAYKKLAFEIAARAAVMSAQEQEQRQESTEA
- the rpmH gene encoding 50S ribosomal protein L34, translated to MSKRTFQPNNRHRAKVHGFRKRMRTRAGRAVLASRRRKGRARLAA
- the yidC gene encoding membrane protein insertase YidC, translating into MDTILWPLMVAVAWVMVSIHRFLVFIGLPDGPGVAWVLSIIGLTMFVRLLIMPLFVKQIRASRGMQLMQPELQALQNKYKGKKDPASQQRQQEEMMALYRKHNTNPFASCFPILIQMPVFFALFRVLANLEAVATGGYADHSSIGPLTAELAKHVQASTVFGAPLSASFMNSSEVTVKIVTVLMIILMSVTQWYTMAQLSMKNMPDSVKNSDNPAMRSQRMMITIMPIFFAFTGVQFQIGVLVYWVTTNLWTMGQQFFTIRNMPAPGSEAEKKMRARENARRARKGLPSLEEEERAKAEAEGTATSGQRVQPVRKDRQKKRTQKASGTSVAKSAQPGSAINSQGPETTSGSESAGSAGDSTNAVGLTQEEIARRRYERRARARKQAAAKRKGESAKSKKSGKRRPR
- the dnaA gene encoding chromosomal replication initiator protein DnaA, with the protein product MADEATTQWRSALEILAGSAELGQGKLSIIRTTHAVDVDGTLVLIVGSTFARNVVDNARGHIAQALRRVSGYDVPFEVIVDTSLESSAPVLANRADTPAVRLTTRPVVDQIPEAPVPAVSAPVPPAAPADDAPAVPGGYATAEPSPAVTVPDEGSDLNPKYTFDTYVTGSSNRLPHASAIAVAEAPAKAYNPLFIYGGSGLGKTHLLHAIGHYARRLYPSIRVKYVSSEEFVSDFIASVADGRMDAFKRRYREVDILLVDDIQFLQGKEQTLEEFFHTFNALHTANKQVVLTSDQPPKALGGFEERLRSRFEWGLLADVQPPDFETRTAILSRKASAEGLDLPADVLEYIASRVTTNIRELEGALIRVTAFASLTKQPVDRTLAELVLKDIITDPASEEITSALIMAQTADYFGITIDDLCSSNRARTFVHARHIGMYLCRELTDMSLPQIGREFGGRDHTTVMSADKKIRTQMPERRETYNHVAELTARIKQAAQSATAS
- the dnaN gene encoding DNA polymerase III subunit beta — translated: MKLRVDRDVLADAVTWTARSVPARPPVPVLAGVRLEATSTSLILASFDYEVSAHCEIPADVEEEGVVLVSGRLLADIAKALPSKPVDLEVEGTKVTVTCGASRFALAAMAAEDYPALPQMPGVAGTVDAHDLAEAVSQVSIAASRDETLPLLTSVQMEVDGASLTLMATDRYRLAVREMTWQPQDPQLSTHALLKARTLSDVAKSLTSTGDVTVALTEAAESASSLIGFEAGGRRTTSLLTDGDYPPVLRLFPESTTIHATVGREELMGAVRRVSLVADRAAPIHMSFTEGNLALDAGQGDDAQASEQLVTHLEGEDIATAFNPAYLLDGLGAINQPYVRFDFTHPSKPAVLTGMSAIGGEEDTSFRYLIMPIRFGA